A genome region from Gopherus flavomarginatus isolate rGopFla2 chromosome 9, rGopFla2.mat.asm, whole genome shotgun sequence includes the following:
- the IGFALS gene encoding insulin-like growth factor-binding protein complex acid labile subunit produces the protein MFFHAMVAQSPRLCLTWYCIWGTLSIPSHVIFPSFPLAVCCQLMISICFVLISHSTPPADTALLFLLVLVLAAGSQSPSREAPKEQPDTELLKCPSSCACSYDDYSEELNIFCSSRNLTHLPEDIPSNVKSLWLDGNNFLSLPAMAFRNLSNLDFLNLQSSQLASIEQHAFHGLKGLYHLHLERNRLKHLAPNTFLHTQNLASLSLNNNHFNKIEEGLFAGLSNLWYLNLGWNSLVVLPDRVFHNLPNLRELILAGNKLPYLQHQIFCSLSELKELDLSGNLLKGIKLNIFVKLQKLQKLYLNHNQINAIAPRAFMGMKSLRWLDLSHNRLILLFEETFLGLLSLHVLRLSSNSITSLRPRTFKDLQFLEELQLGHNRIRSLAERTFDGLGQLEVLTLNNNQIQEIRVGAFLGLFNVAVMNLSGNCLKALPDYVFKSLTKLHSLHLENSCLSRIRPQTFSSLSCLRRLFLQHNTISMIEDQSLNDLHDLLELDLKHNRLTHLSPNMFVGLNNLEYLLLSSNQLLEISHNAFSPLQRLFWLDLSNNHLEMLDNTTITPLANLRYLSIRNNSLETFSVGSLGPSPVLEQLWLEGNKWHCNCSLKELRDFSLQHPTVVPRFVQSLTEVDDSHTPVYVYNNLTCLSPPDLAGLDLREISEDHFAHC, from the coding sequence ATGTTCTTCCATGCTATGGTTGCTCAGTCTCCAAGATTGTGCCTTACATGGTACTGTATTTGGGGCACATTGAGTATACCTAGCCATGTCATCTTTCCATCGTTTCCTCTTGCTGTGTGTTGTCAGCTAATGATTTCCATTTGTTTTGTCTTAATCTCCCACTCCACTCCCCCAGCAGACACTGCCCTCTTGTTTCTCTTGGTCTTGGTGCTGGCAGCAGGGTCCCAATCTCCCAGCAGAGAAGCGCCCAAGGAGCAGCCTGACACAGAGCTCCTAAAATGCCCCAGCTCATGTGCCTGCAGCTATGATGACTATAGCGAGGAGCTCAACATCTTCTGCAGCTCCCGGAACCTCACGCACCTCCCAGAAGACATTCCTAGCAACGTTAAGTCATTATGGCTGGATGGGAACAACTTCCTTTCTCTGCCAGCTATGGCCTTCAGGAACCTTTCCAACCTGGACTTCCTTAACCTGCAGAGCAGTCAGCTGGCAAGCATTGAGCAGCATGCCTTCCATGGCTTAAAGGGCCTCTACCACCTGCACCTGGAACGGAACAGgctgaagcatttggcaccaaACACTTTCCTTCACACACAGAACCTCGcctccttgagcctcaacaacaACCACTTCAACAAGATCGAGGAAGGCCTGTTTGCTGGGCTCTCCAATCTCTGGTACCTGAACCTCGGGTGGAACTCACTCGTGGTGCTGCCTGACAGAGTGTTCCATAACCTGCCTAACCTGAGGGAACTGATCCTGGCTGGGAACAAGCTGCCCTACCTGCAGCACCAAATCTTCTGCAGTCTCAGTGAGCTGAAGGAGCTGGATTTGAGTGGGAACTTGCTCAAGGGCATCAAGCTCAATATCTTTGTCAAgctgcagaaactacagaagctCTACCTGAACCACAACCAGATCAATGCAATTGCCCCACGTGCATTCATGGGAATGAAGTCCCTCAGGTGGCTAGACCTCTCCCACAATCGTCTCATCTTGCTCTTTGAAGAAACATTCCTGGGCCTTTTGAGCCTGCACGTGTTGCGTTTATCCAGTAATTCGATCACCAGCCTGAGGCCAAGGACTTTCAAAGATCTccagttcctggaggagctgcaaCTGGGACACAACAGGATCAGGAGCCTGGCAGAAAGGACTTTTGATGGGCTAGGCCAGCTGGAGGTCCTTACGCTGAACAACAACCAGATTCAAGAGATCAGGGTCGGAGCATTCCTTGGACTCTTTAATGTCGCAGTGATGAACTTGTCTGGTAACTGCCTCAAGGCACTTCCCGACTATGTCTTTAAGAGCCTAACCAAACTGCATAGTCTTCACCTGGAAAACAGCTGTCTCAGCAGAATCAGGCCACAAACTTTCTCCAGCCTTTCCTGCCTCCGGAGGCTCTTCTTGCAGCACAACACCATATCCATGATTGAAGACCAGAGTTTGAATGACCTGCATGATCTTTTGGAGCTGGACCTTAAGCACAACAGGCTGACCCATCTCTCCCCCAACATGTTTGTAGGCCTGAATAACCTGGAATACCTTCTCCTTTCCTCCAACCAGCTCCTGGAGatctctcacaatgctttcagCCCACTTCAGCGTCTCTTCTGGCTTGACCTCTCCAACAACCATTTGGAGATGCTGGACAACACCACAATTACCCCCTTAGCAAACTTGCGGTATCTTAGCATCAGAAACAATTCTCTGGAAACCTTCTCAGTTGGTTCTCTGGGCCCTTCACCTGTGCTGGAGCAGCTGTGGCTGGAAGGAAACAAGTGGCACTGTAATTGCTCACTGAAGGAACTGAGAGACTTTTCCTTGCAGCATCCCACAGTGGTTCCACGTTTTGTACAGTCCCTTACGGAGGTGGATGATTCCCACACACCCGTGTACGTGTACAACAACCTGACCTGCCTAAGCCCACCAGACCTGGCAGGCCTTGACCTGAGGGAAATCAGTGAAGATCACTTTGCTCACTGCTAA